Proteins from a single region of Corylus avellana chromosome ca11, CavTom2PMs-1.0:
- the LOC132165711 gene encoding probable glycosyltransferase At5g03795 yields the protein MRHSSNPFCCSSSSSFLVLLLVIIPFFLLLFGFFSFSSPPFSKQITSGLLEAAAAAAPLSAPFTSYSQHNEGSEAPTSAFNISAEAPAPLGSAKPREASPPLIHEGFNEGFETSKGSSRLKRIEASLGKARFYIREAGEVRNFTTTSEDPEEYVPQGPIYKNPNAFHRSYVEMERLMKVYVYEEGEAPLFHDGPCKSIYSTEGKFISEMEKGGIYRTRNPEDALVFFLPFSVVSMVHHLYEPDSYDVHPIRRVVVDYIDAIARRHPFWNRSLGADHFMLSCHDWGPRVSSFVPHLFHRSIRVLCNANTSEGFNPSKDASLPEINLLTGKTTGLVGGLSPSRRSVLAFFAGRLHGHIRYLLLEQWKNKDQDVQVYDQLPPKVSYYSMLRKSRFCLCPSGYEVASPRVVEAIYAECVPVLISAGYVPPFSDVLNWKAFSVQVDVKDIPNIKTILMGISQRQYLRLYRRVKQVQRHFLVNAPPKRFDVFHMTLHSIWLRRLNIQIQDQ from the exons ATGAGACATTCTAGCAACCCattttgttgttcttcttcttcttcatttttggttCTCTTGCTTGTGATTAtacctttctttcttcttctttttggtttcttctctttctcttctccaccTTTCTCCAAGCAAATCACTTCTGGGTTGCttgaagcagcagcagcagcagctccCTTATCTGCTCCATTTACTTCTTATTCACAACACAATGAAGGGTCTGAAGCACCAACATCTGCTTTTAATATTTCTGCAGAAGCTCCTGCTCCACTTGGTTCTGCAAAGCCCAGAGAAGCATCACCTCCCCTCATT CATGAAGGGTTTAATGAAGGATTTGAGACTTCTAAGGGAAGCAGCAGGTTGAAGAGAATTGAAGCGAGTTTGGGTAAGGCCAGGTTTTATATAAGAGAAGCTGGTGAAGTGAGAAATTTCACAACAACTAGTGAAGATCCAGAAGAATATGTTCCTCAGGGACCAATATATAAGAATCCCAATGCTTTCCACAg GAGTTATGTAGAGATGGAGAGGCTGATGAAGGTTTATGTGTACGAGGAAGGAGAAGCCCCATTGTTTCATGATGGACCATGCAAGAGCATATACTCCACGGAGGGAAAGTTCATCAGTGAAATGGAGAAGGGAGGAATTTATCGCACAAGAAATCCCGAAGATGCCCTCGTCTTCTTCCTCCCATTCAGTGTGGTCTCCATGGTTCACCACCTCTACGAGCCCGACTCCTATGACGTTCATCCCATTCGACGTGTTGTGGTCGATTACATTGATGCCATCGCACGTAGACATCCTTTTTGGAATCGAAGTCTTGGGGCTGATCATTTCATGCTCTCTTGCCATGATTGG GGGCCGAGGGTGTCATCCTTTGTTCCACATTTATTCCACAGGTCCATAAGAGTTCTGTGCAATGCAAATACTTCTGAAGGATTCAATCCTTCCAAGGATGCATCCCTGCCGGAAATTAATCTTCTGACAGGCAAAACCACAGGGTTGGTTGGCGGTCTATCGCCTTCTCGCCGATCTGTTCTTGCTTTCTTTGCTGGCCGTTTACACGGCCACATTAGGTACCTACTTCTAGAGCAATGGAAAAACAAAGACCAAGATGTGCAGGTTTATGATCAACTTCCTCCTAAAGTATCTTATTACTCAATGTTGAGGAAGAGCAGGTTCTGCTTGTGCCCTAGTGGGTATGAAGTAGCAAGTCCAAGAGTTGTGGAGGCAATCTATGCTGAGTGTGTGCCTGTGTTGATTTCTGCTGGCTATGTGCCGCCTTTTAGCGACGTTCTAAACTGGAAGGCATTTTCTGTGCAAGTAGATGTGAAGGACATACCaaatatcaaaacaattttGATGGGTATATCTCAAAGACAGTACTTGAGGCTGTACAGGAGAGTAAAACAAGTTCAAAGACATTTTCTGGTGAATGCACCTCCTAAGAGATTCGATGTTTTCCACATGACTCTTCATTCTATTTGGCTCAGAAGATTGAACATCCAAATTCAAGACCAATAA
- the LOC132165712 gene encoding serine/threonine-protein kinase SRK2A, whose protein sequence is MDKYEVVKDLGAGNFGVARLLRHKDTKELVAMKYIERGHRIDENVAREIINHRSLRHPNIIRFKEVVLTPTHLSIAMEYAAGGELFERICNAGRFSEDEARYFFQQLISGVNYCHSMQICHRDLKLENTLLDGSPAPRLKICDFGYSKSSLLHSRPKSTVGTPAYIAPEVLSRREYDGKLADVWSCGVTLYVMLVGAYPFEDQDDPKNVRKTIQKIMSVQYKIPDYVHISQDCRHLLSRIFVANSSRRITIKDIKNHPWFVKNMPRELTESAQAIYYQRDNPSFSLQSEDEIMKIVGEARNPPPASKSISGFGWGTGDEEDIGDIDAEVEEEDDEEDEYDKRVKEVHASGEFRIS, encoded by the exons ATGGACAAATACGAGGTGGTGAAGGATTTGGGAGCTGGGAATTTCGGTGTGGCAAGACTGCTGAGGCACAAAGACACCAAGGAGCTCGTCGCCATGAAATACATCGAGCGTGGCCACAGG ATTGATGAGAATGTGGCGAGAGAGATTATCAACCACAGATCGCTTCGGCACCCAAACATCATCCGTTTCAAGGAG GTGGTTTTGACACCCACCCATTTGTCGATTGCGATGGAATATGCAGCGGGCGGAGAGCTCTTCGAACGAATCTGCAATGCCGGTAGATTCAGTGAAGATGAG GCCAGATATTTCTTTCAGCAGCTGATCTCTGGTGTCAATTATTGCCATTCAATG CAAATATGCCATAGGGATTTGAAGCTTGAAAACACCCTTTTAGATGGAAGCCCTGCGCCACGGCTGAAAATTTGTGATTTTGGTTATTCTAAG TCATCCCTGCTGCATTCAAGACCCAAATCCACAGTTGGAACTCCGGCGTATATTGCGCCGGAGGTTCTTTCCCGGCGAGAATATGATGGGAAG TTGGCAGATGTATGGTCATGTGGAGTAACTCTCTATGTCATGCTGGTGGGTGCATACCCTTTTGAAGACCAAGATGACCCCAAGAATGTTAGGAAAACAATTCAA AAAATAATGTCTGTTCAGTACAAGATCCCCGACTATGTACACATATCTCAAGATTGCAGACACCTACTGTCCCGCATATTTGTTGCAAATTCATCCAGG AGAATTACAATCAAAGATATCAAGAACCATCCATGGTTTGTAAAGAACATGCCAAGGGAGCTAACAGAGTCTGCTCAAGCTATCTATTACCAGAGAGACAATCCAAGCTTTTCTCTTCAAAGCGAGGATGAGATAATGAAAATTGTAGGGGAGGCGAGAAACCCACCTCCAGCATCTAAGTCTATCAGCGGCTTTGGCTGGGGAACAGGAGATGAGGAAGACATTGGAGACATAGATGCAGAGGTGGAGGAAGAAGACGACGAGGAAGATGAGTATGACAAGAGGGTCAAAGAAGTTCATGCAAGTGGAGAATTTCGAATCAGTTAA